One Hordeum vulgare subsp. vulgare chromosome 4H, MorexV3_pseudomolecules_assembly, whole genome shotgun sequence DNA window includes the following coding sequences:
- the LOC123446290 gene encoding uncharacterized protein LOC123446290 isoform X1, protein MFIFPDPLCCLLFLSAHHKIAATCSQPRILFCHRLAIDGHRSAAQGALTLDRRMDAGELEVFDAGRCTDGYQLGLAVGQLFRETIWSRMLVDVFLHKQLLPFASTAAGKPLLAALQAVVILVNLRKELRPFIPKKGHERREEPEDDCSDILMVSESTAFAAHNEDA, encoded by the exons ATGTTCATCTTCCCCGATCCCCTTTGTTGTTTGCTTTTTCTCTCAGCTCACCACAAAATTGCTGCTACCTGTAGTCAGCCCCGCATCTTGTTTTGCCATAGGTTAGCCATCGATGGTCATCGGTCTGCTGCTCAAGGAGCTCTCACGCTCGATCGCCGCATGGACGCCGGCGAGCTCGAGGTCTTCGACGCCGGCCGTTGCACCGACGGATATCAGCTGGGCCTCGCGGTGGGCCAGCTGTTCCGCGAGACGATCTGGAGCAGGATGCTAGTGGACGTCTTCCTGCACAAGCAGCTGCTGCCGTTCGCGTCCACGGCGGCGGGCAAGCCGCTCCTCGCCGCGCTCCAGGCCGTC GTGATTCTGGTCAACCTGAGGAAGGAGCTTCGTCCGTTCATCCCAAAGAAGGGCCATGAACggagggaggagcccgaggacgaCTGCTCCGACATCCTGATGGTGAGCGAGTCGACGGCTTTTGCGGCGCACAACGAAGACGCATAA
- the LOC123446290 gene encoding uncharacterized protein LOC123446290 isoform X2: MDAGELEVFDAGRCTDGYQLGLAVGQLFRETIWSRMLVDVFLHKQLLPFASTAAGKPLLAALQAVVILVNLRKELRPFIPKKGHERREEPEDDCSDILMVSESTAFAAHNEDA; encoded by the exons ATGGACGCCGGCGAGCTCGAGGTCTTCGACGCCGGCCGTTGCACCGACGGATATCAGCTGGGCCTCGCGGTGGGCCAGCTGTTCCGCGAGACGATCTGGAGCAGGATGCTAGTGGACGTCTTCCTGCACAAGCAGCTGCTGCCGTTCGCGTCCACGGCGGCGGGCAAGCCGCTCCTCGCCGCGCTCCAGGCCGTC GTGATTCTGGTCAACCTGAGGAAGGAGCTTCGTCCGTTCATCCCAAAGAAGGGCCATGAACggagggaggagcccgaggacgaCTGCTCCGACATCCTGATGGTGAGCGAGTCGACGGCTTTTGCGGCGCACAACGAAGACGCATAA